A part of Candidatus Electrothrix aestuarii genomic DNA contains:
- a CDS encoding FmdE family protein, translating into MSEEKENWKRCVAFHGHTCPGLAIGYRAALAAQARLQAQFSPDEEMVCVTENDACGVDAIQVLTGCSIGKGNLIYRDTGKQAFSFYSRKDGRKLRVMFKLQGTGHSQADREAFQEKILNAPDEELFNFTEPADLPPGKARIFTSIVCEECGEAAPEHKIRLNQGKKLCLGCFPDYSRGW; encoded by the coding sequence ATGTCTGAAGAAAAAGAGAACTGGAAACGATGTGTTGCATTTCACGGTCATACCTGCCCAGGCCTGGCTATCGGCTACCGGGCCGCGCTTGCAGCCCAGGCCCGCTTGCAGGCGCAGTTTTCCCCAGACGAAGAGATGGTCTGCGTGACGGAGAATGATGCCTGCGGTGTGGATGCAATTCAAGTGCTGACAGGTTGCAGCATCGGCAAGGGTAACCTGATTTACCGCGACACCGGCAAACAGGCCTTCAGCTTCTACAGCCGCAAGGATGGTCGCAAACTCCGCGTCATGTTTAAACTGCAAGGCACCGGGCATAGTCAGGCAGACAGGGAGGCCTTTCAGGAAAAGATTCTCAATGCCCCTGATGAGGAACTTTTCAATTTCACAGAACCAGCAGACCTGCCGCCCGGTAAGGCCCGTATTTTCACCAGCATTGTCTGTGAGGAATGCGGTGAGGCAGCCCCGGAGCATAAAATCCGCTTAAACCAGGGAAAAAAACTCTGCCTGGGATGCTTCCCGGATTATTCCAGAGGGTGGTAA
- a CDS encoding GFA family protein, with protein MSIKPGSCLCGEVTFEIDGDFDKFYLCHCRRCRKDTGSAHGANLFSSSAKLKWVSGEDKVTNFTLPSTQHNKSFCSTCGSALPNIQMGGKLLVVPAGSLDCDITITPTAHTFISSKANWDKNIHKFPAIDTSPVTSQ; from the coding sequence GTGAGTATAAAGCCAGGATCATGCCTTTGTGGTGAAGTCACTTTCGAAATAGACGGTGATTTTGATAAGTTCTATCTTTGTCATTGTAGGCGGTGTCGAAAAGATACAGGTTCGGCTCATGGAGCCAATCTTTTTTCGTCTTCTGCCAAGTTGAAATGGGTATCAGGAGAGGACAAAGTCACAAATTTTACTTTGCCTTCAACTCAACACAACAAATCCTTTTGCTCAACTTGTGGATCTGCACTTCCAAATATTCAAATGGGAGGCAAACTTTTGGTAGTCCCTGCTGGAAGCCTTGATTGTGATATCACCATCACTCCAACAGCTCATACTTTTATTTCCAGTAAAGCAAATTGGGATAAGAATATTCATAAATTCCCTGCGATAGATACTTCGCCGGTAACTTCTCAATAA